A DNA window from Setaria viridis chromosome 2, Setaria_viridis_v4.0, whole genome shotgun sequence contains the following coding sequences:
- the LOC117844320 gene encoding uncharacterized protein — protein MASLAASGLVFPGARAPVIRTVSCSPLRPAAPSPARLPAAAAATAPARAPLRSATRPAAGVRLRCAPSSGNTTSGPDGGVADEDDFPDPPWWAPSFEELKEFEETDFSPEAIKKRYVRESKEAAAAVKGAAAGLLARPLRDLFDDVRKLKTVYDVEEFHICLPIGALMSCVAAYHLCKAAPSAFVDFVLHYAFYRLCVMAADVRRRGFATDFIIRLKLCKFISLVIQ, from the exons ATGGCGTCGCTGGCTGCTTCTGGCCTGGTGTTTCCCGGGGCGCGCGCGCCGGTGATCCGCACGGTGTCGTGTAGTCCTCTGCGCCCGGCTGCCCCATCGCCCGCCcgtctccccgccgccgccgccgcaaccgccCCAGCGCGCGCCCCTCTCCGATCCGccacccggccggcggcgggcgtgcgGCTGCGGTGCGCACCGTCGTCAGGCAACACCACCTCCGGCCccgacggcggcgtggccgaTGAGGACGACTTCCCGGACCCGCCCTGGTGGGCGCCGAGCTTCGAGGAGCTCAAAGAGTTCGAGGAAACGGACTTCAGCCCGGAGGCGATCAAGAAGCGGTACGTGCGCGAGTCCAaggaggccgcggccgccgtgaaaggcgccgccgccggcctgctcgCCCGCCCGCTCCGGGACCTCTTCGACGACGTGCGCAAGCTCAAGACCGTCTACGACGTCGAGGAGTTCCACATCTGCTTGCCCATCG GTGCCCTCATGTCGTGCGTGGCTGCCTACCATCTCTGTAAGGCTGCGCCGTCGGCGTTCGTCGATTTCGTGCTGCACTACGCTTTCTACAGGCTCTGCGTCATGGCGGCGGATGTCAGGAGGAGGGGTTTTGCCACCGACTTTATCATCCGGCTTAAACTATGTAAGTTCATCTCTCTTGTGATTCAGTAA